In Procambarus clarkii isolate CNS0578487 chromosome 74, FALCON_Pclarkii_2.0, whole genome shotgun sequence, one DNA window encodes the following:
- the LOC123767325 gene encoding uncharacterized protein isoform X1 has protein sequence MMPPTLLCLLSMICWTAVSPFSETPETCRHHPEAATLKKSWPVLAAVKVPPMTDASLRLSLSHKNHTHTNLTLAYRNKVNDALLVEVVVESEELQTKTSLMALLIPEAWSILKLNLHKTRFTVVVVGSSHSYNYTSRAEAEFLHHLVVDTVSSSSEPKQLIDVDLMCLYSECLEHGESPGESGRRHSETEESSSGHGTPAWPFFLVFFLLLIVCLLFLAWRYQHNQIKLRRRLQAQIEAAMKRNSERRSRRGSSVASGSPEAREEVEGGRVSERVQYSTILVSYDGPCTTEDEPAPPPPARSSFITPNTRPASVWS, from the exons ATGATGCCGCCGACACTGCTCTGTCTGCTTAGTATGATCTGCTGGACGGCAGTTTCTCCGTTCTCAGAAACACCAG AGACATGCAGGCATCACCCGGAGGCTGCCACACTGAAGAAGTCCTGGCCGGTGCTGGCTGCCGTGAAGGTGCCCCCCATGACCGATGCTTCTCTGCGCCTCAGCTTATCCCACAagaaccacacccacaccaacctcaCCCTCGCCTACAGAAATAAG GTAAATGATgcactgctggtggaggtggtggtggagagcgagGAGCTGCAAACCAAGACCAGCTTGATGGCACTTCTCATACCGGAAGCCTGGAGCATCCTGAAGCTTAACCTCCACAAGACCAGAtttacggtggtggtggttggcagtAGTCACTCTTACAACTACACCAGCCGCGCCGAGGCCGAGTTCTTGCACCACCTGGTCGTCGACACCGTCTCCTCCAGCAGCGAACCGAAGCAACTCATTGACGTTGATCTCATGTGTCTTTATAGTGAGTGTTTAG AGCACGGGGAGAGTCCGGGTGAGTCTGgcaggagacacagtgagacggagGAGAGTTCCAGCGGCCATGGAACGCCTGCTTGGCCCTTCTTCTTAGTGTTCTTCCTGCTTCTGATAGTGTGTCTGCTCTTCCTAGCCTGGCGCTACCAGCACAACCAGATCAAGCTGCGACGGCGGCTCCAGGCACAAATTGAAGCCGCCATGAAGAGGAACAGCGAGAGGCGGTCTCGGCGAGGAAGCTCAGTTGCCAGTGGCAGTCCGGAGGCCAGGGAAGAGGTCGAGGGAGGCAGGGTGAGCGAGAGAGTGCAGTACTCCACTATACTAGTTAGCTACGACGGCCCCTGCACCACGGAGGACGAGCCCGCGCCTCCGCCACCTGCCCGCTCATCCttcatcacccccaacaccagacCAGCCTCCGTGTGGTCGTGA
- the LOC123767325 gene encoding uncharacterized protein isoform X2 translates to MMPPTLLCLLSMICWTAVSPFSETPETCRHHPEAATLKKSWPVLAAVKVPPMTDASLRLSLSHKNHTHTNLTLAYRNKVNDALLVEVVVESEELQTKTSLMALLIPEAWSILKLNLHKTRFTVVVVGSSHSYNYTSRAEAEFLHHLVVDTVSSSSEPKQLIDVDLMCLYKHGESPGESGRRHSETEESSSGHGTPAWPFFLVFFLLLIVCLLFLAWRYQHNQIKLRRRLQAQIEAAMKRNSERRSRRGSSVASGSPEAREEVEGGRVSERVQYSTILVSYDGPCTTEDEPAPPPPARSSFITPNTRPASVWS, encoded by the exons ATGATGCCGCCGACACTGCTCTGTCTGCTTAGTATGATCTGCTGGACGGCAGTTTCTCCGTTCTCAGAAACACCAG AGACATGCAGGCATCACCCGGAGGCTGCCACACTGAAGAAGTCCTGGCCGGTGCTGGCTGCCGTGAAGGTGCCCCCCATGACCGATGCTTCTCTGCGCCTCAGCTTATCCCACAagaaccacacccacaccaacctcaCCCTCGCCTACAGAAATAAG GTAAATGATgcactgctggtggaggtggtggtggagagcgagGAGCTGCAAACCAAGACCAGCTTGATGGCACTTCTCATACCGGAAGCCTGGAGCATCCTGAAGCTTAACCTCCACAAGACCAGAtttacggtggtggtggttggcagtAGTCACTCTTACAACTACACCAGCCGCGCCGAGGCCGAGTTCTTGCACCACCTGGTCGTCGACACCGTCTCCTCCAGCAGCGAACCGAAGCAACTCATTGACGTTGATCTCATGTGTCTTTATA AGCACGGGGAGAGTCCGGGTGAGTCTGgcaggagacacagtgagacggagGAGAGTTCCAGCGGCCATGGAACGCCTGCTTGGCCCTTCTTCTTAGTGTTCTTCCTGCTTCTGATAGTGTGTCTGCTCTTCCTAGCCTGGCGCTACCAGCACAACCAGATCAAGCTGCGACGGCGGCTCCAGGCACAAATTGAAGCCGCCATGAAGAGGAACAGCGAGAGGCGGTCTCGGCGAGGAAGCTCAGTTGCCAGTGGCAGTCCGGAGGCCAGGGAAGAGGTCGAGGGAGGCAGGGTGAGCGAGAGAGTGCAGTACTCCACTATACTAGTTAGCTACGACGGCCCCTGCACCACGGAGGACGAGCCCGCGCCTCCGCCACCTGCCCGCTCATCCttcatcacccccaacaccagacCAGCCTCCGTGTGGTCGTGA